The following coding sequences are from one Melospiza melodia melodia isolate bMelMel2 chromosome 2, bMelMel2.pri, whole genome shotgun sequence window:
- the CNGA3 gene encoding cyclic nucleotide-gated cation channel alpha-3: MAKINTQHSYPGVHSLSVRTADEDIERIENGYIRAHSLREDASSELQGVISVEGGHVPESQTSSFSGRGAMARLSRFVLSVRSWATRHSHREEQRPDSFLERIRGPELVEVSTRQSNIRSFLGARERPGAASRQKKEVFVIDPSSNLYYNWLTVIAAPVFYNWCMLVCRACFDELQMDHIKMWLFLDYLSDIIYVIDMFVRFRTGFLEQGLLVQDEKKLREHYTKTVQFKLDVLSLVPTDLAYFKLGLNYPELRFNRLLRIARLFEFFDRTETRTNYPNMFRIGNLVLYILIIIHWNACIYFAISKVIGFGTDTWVYPNVSVPEYARLSRKYIYSLYWSTLTLTTIGETPPPVKDEEYLFVVIDFLVGVLIFATIVGNVGSMISNMNASRAEFQAKVDSIKQYMQFRKVTKDLEARVIKWFDYLWTNKKTVDEKEVLKNLPDKLKAEIAINVHLDTLRKVRIFQDCEAGLLIELVLKLKPTVFSPGDYICKKGDIGREMYIIKEGKLAVVADDGITQFVVLSDGSYFGEISILNIKGSKSGNRRTANIRSIGYSDLFCLSKDDLMEALTEYPDAKKALEEKGRQILMKDNLIDEEAAKAGADPKDLEEKIGRLEVALDTLQTRFARLMAEYTASQQKVKQRLARVETRVKKYGSGSLSIAEAEAEKPEEEKK; the protein is encoded by the exons ATGGCAAAAATCAACACCCAGCACTCCTACCCTGGTGTACACAGCCTGTCTGTCAGAACTGCTGATGAAGATATCGAAAGGATTGAAAATGGCTATATCAG agcCCATTCATTGCGTGAGGATGCATCTTCAGAACTTCAGGGAGTCATTTCTGTGGAGGGAGGACATGTACCTGAATCCCAGACGAGCTCCTTCAGTGGCAGGGGAGCAATGGCAAG gctgtcacggTTTGTGTTGTCCGTGAGGTCCTGGGCCACAAGGCACTCGCACCGTGAGGAGCAAAGGCCTGACTCTTTCCTGGAGCGCATCCGGGGCCCGGAGCTCGTGGAGGTGTCCACCAGGCAGAGCAACATCCGCTCCTTCCTGGGTGCCCGGGAGCGGCCCGGGGCAGCCAGCAG GCAGAAAAAGGAGGTATTTGTGATAGATCCTTCAAGCAATCTGTACTACAACTGGCTGACTGTAATTGCAGCACCTGTGTTCTATAACTGGTGTATGCTAGTGTGCAG agCCTGCTTTGATGAGCTACAAATGGACCATATTAAAATGTGGCTGTTCTTGGATTATCTCTCTGATATTATCTATGTTATTGACATGTTTGTCAGGTTCAGAACAG GCTTCCTTGAACAAGGCTTGCTAGTTCAGGATGAGAAGAAGTTACGAGAACATTATACCAAAACTGTGCAGTTCAAACTGGACGTGCTGTCTCTTGTGCCAACAGACCTGGCATATTTCAAGCTTGGTTTGAACTACCCCGAGCTCCGGTTTAACCGCCTGCTGAGGATCGCTCGGCTCTTTGAGTTTTTTGATCGTACTGAGACCAGGACAAATTATCCAAACATGTTCCGCATTGGCAATCTGGTGTTGTACATtctcatcatcatccactggaaCGCCTGCATCTACTTTGCGATATCGAAGGTGATCGGGTTCGGAACCGACACCTGGGTGTATCCCAACGTGTCGGTGCCGGAGTACGCGCGCCTGTCCCGGAAGTACATTTACAGTCTGTACTGGTCGACGCTCACGCTGACCACCATCGGGGAGACACCGCCCCCGGTGAAGGATGAGGAGTATCTCTTCGTGGTCATCGACTTCCTGGTGGGCGTGCTCATCTTTGCCACCATTGTCGGGAACGTCGGCTCCATGATTTCCAACATGAACGCTTCCAGGGCAGAGTTCCAGGCCAAAGTGGATTCCATTAAACAGTACATGCAGTTCCGAAAGGTGACTAAGGATTTGGAAGCCAGGGTTATTAAGTGGTTTGATTACCTCTGGACCAACAAGAAAACGGTGGATGAGAAGGAAGTTCTCAAAAATCTGCCTGACAAGTTGAAGGCTGAAATTGCCATCAACGTCCATTTGGACACGCTGAGGAAAGTGCGTATATTCCAGGATTGTGAAGCTGGACTTCTCATTGAGCTGGTGCTGAAACTGAAACCTACGGTCTTCAGTCCTGGTGACTACATTTGCAAAAAAGGAGATATTGGAAGAGAAATGTACATTATTAAAGAGGGAAAATTGGCTGTGGTGGCGGATGATGGCATAACCCAATTTGTAGTCCTAAGCGATGGCAGCTACTTTGGtgaaatcagcatcctaaacatcAAAGGTAGCAAATCTGGCAACAGGAGGACAGCCAACATTAGGAGTATTGGTTATTCTGATTTGTTCTGCTTGTCTAAGGATGATTTAATGGAAGCCCTCACAGAATATCCAGATGCCAAAAAGGCTCTGGAAGAGAAAGGACGTCAAATTCTGATGAAAGACAATTTAATAGATGAGGAGGCAGCAAAAGCGGGAGCTGACCCAAAAGACTTGGAAGAAAAAATAGGACGACTTGAAGTAGCTCTGGATACGCTGCAGACTAGGTTTGCAAGGCTCATGGCAGAATACACTGCATCTCAACAAAAGGTGAAACAGAGACTTGCCAGAGTAGAAACCCGAGTAAAAAAATACGGTAGTGGCAGCTTATCAATTGCAGAAGCAGAGGCCGAAAAACCTGAGGAGGAGAAAAAGTAA